A region of the Mycobacterium sp. NBC_00419 genome:
CCTTCAGTGACGGTGGGCAGCCGGGCGTGGCGCTGTTGACCGGACCCGCCGGCTTCAGCGAAATTCATGCCGAGGGCCGGCATTTCCGGGCGCTGACGGTGGACCGGCCGCAGGGGCGGGTGGTGGCGATGATGGACATGGCGCCCTACCAGACCGGGCGGAGCCGACTGCTGATGTCGCTGGCCTTCGCGGAGTTGGTCGGCATCCTGGCCTCGATCGCCGTGGTGGCCTTGTTCACCCGCCGGTCGGTGCAACCACTGGCGCAGGCGCTGGCGCTGCAGCGCAGGTTCGTCGCCGACGCCTCCCACGAGCTACGGGCGCCGCTGACGGTCCTGCACACCAGAGCCCAGCTGCTCGCGCACCGGGTCGGGACCGCCGACGCGCAGACCGTCCAGAAGGATGCTGACGCACTGGTCGCCGACACCCGGGTGCTCGGCGACATCGTCGAGGACCTGCTGGCCTCGGCGACGATGACCGCCGGGACGCCGCTGCGCGACCGGGTGGACATCGCCGCAGTGGCTGCCGCTGTGCGCGACAGCATGTCGTCCTACGCCGAGTCGCTGGGTGTTGCGCTGACGTACGAGTGTGAAAGCAACGCGGCTGCAGGTGGTTTCGACGTCAACGGGTCAGAAGCCGCGCTGCGCCGTGCATTGACCGCACTGGTGGACAACGCGCTGGGACACCAGCATGAGGGCGGCACGGTGCAGATCCTGGTCAGCCGGAAGGGCGCGACCGTGGCAGCCGCCGTGGCCGACGACGGGGTGGGTATCGACACCGAAACGCTGGCCACCCTGTTCACCCGGTTCTCGCACGGTGCCGAGCACACCACCCGCGAAGGCCGGGAGTCCTACGGGATCGGCCTCGCTCTGGTGCGTGAGATCGCCCACGCCCACGGCGGTGACATCACGGTGTCGTCGGTTCCCGGACAGGGAGCGACGTTCACGCTGACGCTGCCCGCCGCCGCCAGATGATCAACCCCAGCACAGTGAAGGCCAGCGCCGCCGGCAACCGTGCCGCGGGCGCATTCTGCTGAACCCACTGTCGCACAATATTTTTGGCTCCCCACTCGGCAGGGTAGGCGTCGATTTCCCGGCGGGTGCGCTCGATGTCGGTGTCGACGTCGTTGTCGCCGTCGGCCTCTGCGTCCATCACCGGTTCGCCGGGGTGGACAACACCCGATTCGCGACGGCCTTGACCGAGTCGGGCAGCACCCGGTTCGCCAGACCGAACACCTTGGTGCTCAACGACTCTGCGACCACCTTCTGGTCGCCGCGCATCAGGGCCTGGTATCCCTGCCGCGCCACCTCGGCCGGGTCGTCCTTGTCCTGCATCCGGCCGACCACGGTGTCGTCCATCTTGGCGCGGCGAAAGAAGTTGGTGTCGGTCGGTCCGGGCATCAGGGAGGTGACGGTGACGTCCGTGTCGCGCAGCTCGTCACGCAGCGCCTCGGCCAGCGACTGGATGAACGACTTGGAGGCGTTGTAGACCGGCTGGTAGGACCCCGGCATCGTCGAGGCGATCGACGAGGTGAACAACACCTTGCCGGAGTTGCGCCGGGCCATGTCACGCAGGATCAGCTTGGCCAGCTGCATGGTGGACCGCACATTGAGGTCGACGATGTCGAAGTCGTCGGCCAGGTCGGTGTCGATGAACCTGCCGCCCCGGCCGACCCCGGCGTTGAGCGCCGCCGCCGCCAAGGGGCGGCCGTCCTCGACGACCGTGCGGTAGAGCTGGTCGACCCCCTCGGCGCTCCGCAGATCCACCTGGACCGCCTCCGCCGAGGCACCGCCGTGGGCGAGTGACGCCGCCGCGGTGACGATGGCGTCATCCTCGGCGGCGACGATCACGTCATATCCGTTGGTGGCGAACTGCCGGGCCAGCTGGTGTCCGATACCGCTGGAGGCGCCCGTGATCAGGGCCAAAGGTCTGGTGTCAGTCATGGCCGACGGCTACCCGGTCAGGGCAGCGCCAAACTGTCGGACGCGCGGTTTACGGTTATGCCGATGGCCCTGCACGTACACCGCGCCGAGCGCACCGATGTGCTCGCTGACGGCCTCGGCGCGCTGCTGGCCACCCCACAGCCGGACCCGTTTGCCGAGGAACTCGTGGTGGTGCCCGCCCGCGGCGTGGAACGCTGGCTCAGCCAGCGGCTCTCCCACCTGTTGGGCCGGGGCGCCAGCGCCGACGGCATCTGCGCCGGGGTGTCGTTCCGCTCGCCGGGCTCGCTGATCGCTCACATTTCCGGGCCGATCACCGGCACCCGCGACGACGACCCGTGGTCGCCGGAGGCGATGGCCTGGCCACTGCTGGAGGTCATCGACGCCTGTCTCGACGAGCCGTGGTGCCGCACCCTGGCCACCCACCTCGGCCACTTCGACGACGGCGAGGAGAAGGAGCTGCGCCAGGGGCGGCGCTACGCGGTGGCCCGCCGCCTTGCCGGCCTGTTCGCCTCCTACGCCCGGCAGCGCCCGCAACTGCTGGTGGACTGGCTCGACGGCACGCCCGGTGAGCTCGACGCGGATCTAGGGTGGCAGCCCCACCTGTGGCGTGCGCTGGTCGAGACGATGGCCATCGACCCACCCCATGTGCGGCACGCGAAAACCGTTCTGCAGCTTCAGGAATCCGGTGCGGAACTGCCCGCCCGGCTTTCGCTGTTCGGTCACACCCGGCTGGCGAGCACCGAGATCGAGCTCATCGAGGCGCTGTCCACCCACCATGACGTGCACCTGTGGTTGCCGCACCCCAGCGCCGAACTGTGGACTGCGCTGGCCGCGCTGCGTGGCACCGTCGCCCGCAGTGAAGACCTCAGCCACCGAAGCGTCAACCACCCCCTGCTGGCCACCCTCGGCCGGGATCTGCGCGAGCTCCAGCGCAGCCTGCCCTCAGCGGTGGCCACCGACGAATTCCTCGGCGGGATCGACCGGCCCGACACCCTGCTGGGCTGGCTGCAGTCCGACATCGCCGCCAACGCCGTTCGCCCGCAGGGGAGGTCGCTGCGCGAGGACGACCGCTCCGTGCAGGTACACAGCTGTCACGGGCCCGCCCGGCAGATCGACGTGCTGCGCGAAGTCTTGCTCGGTCTGCTCACCGACGACCCGACCCTGGAACCCCGCGACATCCTGGTGATGTGCCCCGACATCGAGACGTACGCGGCGCTGATCATCGCCGACTTCGGTCTCGGCGACATCGTCCCCGGCGCGCACCCCGCCCACCGGCTGCGGGTTCGGCTGGCCGACCGGTCCCTGGTGCAGACCAACCCGCTGCTCGCGGTCGCGTCACAGATGCTCGCGCTTGCGGGTGGGCGGGTGACGGCCACCGAGGTGCTCAACATCGCGCAGTCCGCGCCGGTGCGGGCCCGGTTCGGCTTCACCGACGACGACCTGGAGAGCATCACCAGGTGGGTGCAACAGGCCAACATCCGATGGGGCCTGGACACCGAACACCGCGCCCCCTACGGCATCCCGTTCATCCAGAACACCTGGCGATTCGGCATCGACCGGGTGCTCGCAGGAGTCGCGATGTCCGACGACTCCCAGGCCTGGCTCGACGTGACGCTGCCGCTCGACGACGTCGGCAGCAACAGCGTGGAGCTGGCCGGCCGCCTCGCTGAGTTCGTCACCCGCCTGCAACGCGTCATCGAATCACTGCGCGGGGTAAGGCCATTGGCCGAATGGATCACCGCACTCGGCGACGGGGTCGCACTGCTCACCCGCACCGCCGGGGACGATGCCTGGCAGACCAGCCAGCTGCAACGTGAGTTCGGCGACGTCGTGGCGACCGCCGGGCCGCGTGCAGAAATCCCGATGCGGTTGCCCGATGTCAGCGCCCTGCTGCAACGCCACCTCGCGGGCCGCCCGACCCGGGCCAACTTCCGTACCGGCACGCTCACGGTCTGCACCATGGTGCCGATGCGGTCCGTACCGCACCGGGTGGTGTGCCTGGTGGGCCTCGACGACACCGTCTTCCCCCGCATCGGTGTCCGCGACGGCGACGACGCCCTGGCCCGGACCCCCCTGACCGGCGAGCGCGACATTCGCTCCGAGGACCGCCAACTGCTGCTCGACGCGATCTGCTCGGCCAGCGAGAAGCTCGTCATCACCTACACCGGAGCCAACGAATACTCCGGCCATCAGCGCCCGCCCGCCGTGCCACTGGCCGAACTGCTCGACGCACTCGACCGGACCACCGAAGCACCGATCTGCGAACACCTCGTCGTGCGCCACCCGTTGCAGCCCTTCGATATTCGCAACGTCACACCGGGGGCGCTCGGGGTGCCCGGGCAGCCGTTCACCTTCGACACCGCGGCGATCAATGCCGCGTCGGTGACCCGTGGTCAGCGCCCCGAACAACCTGACCTGCTGGCCCACCCGCTACCGGCGCCGCCTCCCGATGACGTGACGCTGCCGGACCTGATGAAGTTCTTCGCCAACCCGGTCAAGGGCTTCTTCGCCGCACTCGACCTCACCCTGCCCTGGGAGGTCGAGGGGGTCGACGATGCCATGCCCGTCGAGATCGACAAACTGCAGGAATGGACCGTCGGCCAGCGCCTGCTCACCGACATGCTGGCCGGGATGGACCCCGAGCGGGCCGGCCAGGCCGAGTGGCGCCGGGGTTCCCTGCCGCCCGGCCGGCTCGGCTGGCGCAAGGCAGGCGAATTGCGCGATCAGGCAACCGAACTCGCCCGCGCGGCGCTGTTCCATCGCAGCGGCTCACCGCAGGCGTACGACGTCGACATCGACCTCGGTGGCGGGCGCCGGCTGACCGGCACCGTCTCCCCGGTGTACGGCAGCCGGCTGGTGGAGGTCACCTACTCCAAGCTCGACGCCCAGCATCTACTCAAGGCGTGGATCCCGTTGGTGGCGCTGTCGGCGGCGCGGCCCGGCGCGTGGTCGGCGATCTGCATCGGCAGGCAACGCCGGCGCACCGGCGCCGCCGAACGTGTGCTCGGGCAGCCCCGCCACGATCCCGTCGCCGTCCTGCGTGAGCTGGTGGCCATCTACGACGCCGGACGACGGGAACCGATTCCCCTGCCCATCAAGACATCTCATGCCTGGGCCGCGGCCCGGCACAGCCGCCAGGACCCTAAGGCTGAGGCGTTGTCGAAGTGGCGTTACGAGCGCGACGACCGCGCCATCGAACGGGTGTGGGGCCGCGAACCCGACCTCAACGCGCTGCTGACACCACCTCGCCCCGGCGAGGAGACCGACGGTGAGACGACCCGGCTGGGTGCCTTCGCGGTGCGCCTGTGGGAGCCGCTCCTGGTGGCCGAGGACGGTGCGTGATGCACGAATTCGATCTGCTGGGACCGCTTCCCGCCGACCGCTCGACCACGGTGCTGGAAGCCAGTGCAGGGACCGGAAAGACCTTCACCCTGGCCGGGCTGGTCACCCGCTACATCGCCGAAGGCCACGCCACCCTGGACCAGATGCTCCTGATCACCTTCGGCAGGGCGGCCACCCAGGAACTTCGCGAGCGCGTCCGGCGCGCACTGCAGGAAGCGCTGGCGGCGTTCGAGGACCCGACCACGGTCGGGACCAACCGCGTGCTGGCCGCGCTCGTCACCGGCGAGGCCGCCGAACTCGCGGCCCGCCGCGATCGCCTGCGTGACGCGCTGGCATCCTTCGACGCGGCGACGATCGCCACCACCCACCAGTTCTGCAACCTGGTGCTGAAATCGCTTGGCGTAGCGGGCGACAGCGACACCGGCGTGACACTGGCCGACAGTCTCGACGACCTGGTGTCCGAGATCGTCGACGACCTCTACCTCCGCCACTTCGGTCAGGAACGCGAGCAGCCGCCCCTGACGCGGGACGACGCGCTGACACTGGCCCGTGAGGTCGTCGCCAATCCCGGTACCGAACTGCGGCCACTGCAGCCGCCGGCCGGGTCGGAGCCCGCCGTGCGGGTGGGCTTCGGCCGCGACGTGCTGGCCGAACTGGAGCGCCGCAAACGGCGGCGCGGCATCCTCAGTTACGACGATCTGCTGAGCAGGCTGGCCGACGCCCTGCAATCACCCGACTCGCCGGCCGCCACCCGGATGCACCAGCGCTGGTCGGTGGTGATGGTCGACGAGTTCCAGGACACCGACCCGGTGCAGTGGCAGGTCATCGAGCGTGCGTTCAGCGGCCGCTCCACGCTGATCCTCATCGGAGATCCCAAGCAGGCGATCTACGCATTCCGGGGCGGTGACATCGTCACCTACCTGCACGCCGCCAAGACCGCCGGCGAGCGGCGCACCCTCGCCACGAACTGGCGCAGCGACGCGGCGCTGGTCGACCGGCTCCAGCGTGTCCTGCGGGGCGCCGAACTCGGTGACCCCGACATCAAGGTCCTCGAGGTGACGCCACACCACCACGGCCACCGGCTGGCCGGGGCACCGCACAACGATCCGTTCCGGCTGCGGGTGGTGTCGCGCGAGACGTTCGGGCTCGGCGGGACCCGAACCATCAAGATGGACGCGCTGCGCGCGCACATCGCCCGCGACCTGGCCACCGACATCGGTGCGCTGCTCGGCAGCGGGGCCACCTTCGACGGTGCGCCGCTGCAGGCCCACCAGATCGCGGTGATCACCGAAAGCCACCTCGACGCGCGGGCGTGCTTCGACGCGCTGGTCGAGGCGGGTGTGCCCGCCGTCTACACCGGGGACACCGACGTGCTGAAGTCGCCGGCCGCCGACGACTGGCTGTGCCTGCTGGAAGCCTTCGACCAGTTGCACCGCCCGGGCCTGGTCCGTGCCGCGGCGGCCACCATGTTCTTCGGCGAGACGGCCGAGACCCTGGCCGATGGCGGTGACGATCTCACCGACCGGACCGCAGATACCCTGCGCCAGTGGGCCGACCATGCGCGGGAGGCGGGTGTGGCGGCGGTGTTCGAGGCGGCGCAGCGGGCCGGCCTGGGCCGGCGGGTGTTGTCCTGGGCGGGCGGTGAGCGCAACATGACCGACCTCGCCCACGTCACCCAACTGCTGCACGACGTCGCCCATCGCGAACACCTGAGCCTCACGGCGCTGCGCGACTGGCTGCGGACCCAGCGCGACGAGCGCAGCGGTGCACCGGAACGCAACCGCCGCCTCGACAGTGACTCGGCGGCCGTGCAGATCATGACCGTGTGGGTGAGCAAGGGCCTGCAGTTCCCGGTGGTGTATCTGCCGTTCACTTTCAACCGCCATGTGCGCAAGCAGGATGTCGTCCGCTTCCACGACGAGGAGTTGCGTTGTCTGCACATCGGCGGCGAGACCAGTCCTGATCTGGCCGCCGCCCAGGTACTGGGCAGGCGCGAGGCCGCCGGTGAGGAGACCCGGCTGACCTACGTCGCGATAACCCGCGCCCAGTCGCAGGTGGTGGCGTGGTGGGCGCCGTCTTGGGACGAACCCAACGGCGGGCTGTCCCGGCTGCTGCGCGGCAGGCGGCCCGGCCAGTCGACAGTGCCGGACCGTTGCGATCCCGAGAAGATCGACGACGCCGACGCGATGGCGTTGTTCACGCAGTGGGAAGCCGTCGGCGGGCTGGTCGTGGAGGACTCCCAGATCGCACCGGTGACCGAGCTCGTTGTGCCCGCACAGCGGAATGATCTGGATGTCAGGCACTTTCACCGTGGGATTGACACTGTGTGGCGCCGGACGTCGTACTCCGGGCTGATCCGTGCGGCCGAGACGCAGGGGGTCGGCAGCGAACCGGAGGTGGCGGGACTCGACGACGAGAGCACTGATATCGCGGTGAGCGCGGCACCGGCCGGTGCCGACGTTGCCTCCCCGATGGGCGGGATGCCGACCGGGGCCACGTTCGGCAGTCTTGTGCACGCGGTCCTGGAGACGGCTGACCCGCTGGCCGACGACCTCGCCGAAGAACTGCGCGCGCAGGTGGAGCGGCACGCGGTGTGGTGGCCGGTCGACGCCTCGGCCACCGACCTGGCACAGGCCCTTGTGCCCCTGCACGACACCCCACTGGGCCCGCTGGCCGACGGTCTGACGCTTCGCCAGATCGGGCTACGAGATCGATTGTGCGAGATGGACTTCGAGTTCCCCCTCGCCGGGGGCGATCTTCGCGGTGTGGCGCCGGACATCCGGCTGCGCGACGTCGGAACTCTCCTGGCCCGCCACCTGGCCGACGACGACCCGCTCGCCGGCTATGTCGACCGGCTGACCGGCGATGCGCTCGGCATTCAGTCACTGCGCGGGTACCTGTCCGGGTCGCTCGATGCGGTGCTGCGGGTCCCCGACGGTGACGGGCATCGCTACCTGGTGGTCGACTACAAGACCAACTGGCTCGGCGAGGGCGACCGGCCGCTCACCGCCGCCGACTACGGCCGGGCCCGGATGGCCGAGGCGATGGTGCATTCGGACTACCCGTTGCAGGCACTGCTGTACAGCGTTGTGCTGCACCGGTTCCTGCGCTGGCGGCAGCCCGGCTACCAACCAGAGCACCACCTCGGCGGCGTGCTGTACCTGTTCGTGCGTGGCATGTGCGGCGCGGACACCCCGGTGGCCGATGGCCACCCGGCGGGGGTGTTCAGCTGGCAGCCGCCGGCGGCGCTGGTGGTCGAACTGTCCGACCTGCTCGACGGCAGGCAGGCGGCGGCATGACGATCGACGAGGTGGACACCGCGAGCTGGCGTTACGCCGTCGACGCCACCGGACTGCTGCGGGTCTTCAACGAGGCGGGGGTGATCGAGGCAGCCGATGTGCTCGTCGCCCAACGGTTGACGACCCTGGCCGGTGACACCGACGAGGCGGTGGCGCTGGCCGTGGCGTTCGTGGTGCGGGCTGTTCGCGCCGGCTCGGTCTGCGTCGACCTCGCGGCGGTCGCGGCTCAGGTCGACCTTCCCGACCTGGACTGGCCCGTGCCGCAGGACTGGCTGGCCGCGGTGACGGCCAGCCCGCTGCTCGGGAGTCCGCCGGTACTGCACCTCGACGACGGCCTGCTGTACTTCGACCGCTATTGGCTCGAGGAGCGGCAGGTCGCCGATGATGTGCTGGCGCTGACGGCCCCGCGGCCCACCGCCGGGCTGCCGGACTTCACCCGGCTGTTCCCCACGGGTTTCGAGGAGCAGCGCAGCGCCGCGCAGATCGCGCTCTCCCGCGGCTTGACGGTGCTCACCGGCGGACCGGGCACCGGCAAGACGACCACCGTCGCGCGGCTGCTCGCCCTGCTGGCGCAACAGGCCCAACTCGACGGCACACCGCGGTTGCGGATCGCGCTGGCCGCGCCGACCGGCAAGGCTGCCGCCCGGCTGCAGGAGGCCGTCCAGATCGAGATCGATCACCTCGATCCCGTTGACCGGGAACGGCTACCGGCGCTGCGGGCCACCACCCTGCACCGGCTGCTCGGCTCACGCCCGGACACCTCGTCGCGATTCCGGCACCACCGGGACAACCGGCTGCCCCACGACGTCATCGTGGTCGACGAGACGTCGATGGTGTCGCTGACGATGATGGCAAGGCTCGTCGAGGCGGTGCGGCCCGACTCGCGGCTGCTGCTCGTGGGTGACCCCGACCAGCTGGCGTCGGTGGATGCGGGCGCCGTGCTCGCCGATCTGGTCGAGGGCCTCAGTGCCCGCAGTGACACCCCGGTCGCCAAGCTCGTCACCTCGCACCGCTTCGGCGCCTCGATCGGCGCCCTGGCCCAGGCGATTCGTGAGGGTGAGGCCGATGAGGCGGTGGCGGTCCTCGGTGCCGGTGGTGCGCACATCGACTGGGTGGACACCGCGGACCCGGCCGAGGCCCTGCGCAATATCCTTGTGCCCCATGCCCTGAGGTTGCGGGAAGCGGCGGTGCTCGGCGACGGGGTGGCGGCGCTGAGCACTCTCGAAGAGCACCGGCTGCTGTGCGCACACCGGCACGGGCCGTTCGGGGTGGCGCAGTGGAACCGGCAGGTCGAACGCTGGCTGGCCGAAGTGACCGACACACCGCCATGGGCCCTCTGGTACGCCGGACGGCCATTGCTGGTGACGGCCAACGACTACGGGCTGGGGCTGTACAACGGTGACACCGGAGTGACCGTGCTGCGCGACGGCGTGCTACGCGCGGTGATGGCCGGCGCACAGGGGCCGGTGGAGTTCTCCACCAGCAGGCTGTCCGACGTGGAGACCATGCACGCGATGACGATCCACAAGAGCCAGGGCAGCCAGGCCGCTGAGGTGACAGTGCTTCTGCCGCCTGAGGATTCGCGGCTGCTGACCCGCGAGCTGCTGTACACGGCGATCACCCGGGCCCGCATCAAGGTACGGGTGGTGGGCACCGAGGCGCAGCTGCGGGCCGCCGTTGCGCGCCGGGCAGTGCGCGCATCCGGGCTGAGCCGGCGGCTGCGGCAGTAACCTCAGCGCGCCGACGGGTCCGCCGTCGCCTCGATGCTGAGCACCTGGCCGTTGCCGATGGTCAACGCGACCACGGCGAACAACCGTCGGCGGCTGTAGGCCAGGATCACCGGCCGGCCACCGGTCTCGGTGACGAGCGTCGCGCCGGCGAGATAGCGCAGCAGGTTGGTGGCAACCGCGACCGGTCCGTGGTTGACCTGGGGTGGCGGTGCCGGATCGGCGAGGATCGTGCCGACCCCCCACACGTCCGGAGCCAAGACGGCGGTCAGCGCCTCCAGGTCGGCGCCCGCGCACGCCGCGATGAACGTCTCCGTGACGGCGTGATGCTCGCCCGGCTCGACAGGCGCGCCACCCGTGCTCGCAGCATGAATCTTGGTGCGGGCCCGGCGCGCGAGCTGACGGCACGTCGCAGACGGGCGTCCCACGGTCTGTGAGATCTCGTCGAACGGCACCCCGAACACGTCGTGCAGCACGAACGCCACCCGTTCGGGGGGAGTGAGCCGGTGCAGCACCTCGAACAGTGCGTCGTGGACCTGCTCGTCGAGGGTGACCCGCTCGCTCGGGTCGAGTTCGGGGCGGTGATTCAGCGGTTCCCGTCGCTCCACCACCTCGGGTTCGGAGGCCGTCACCCGACGGTGGCGCGCCGAGCGGACCTGATCGAGGCACAGTCGGCTGCTGACCACCGTCAACCAGCCCCGGGGGTCGTCGATCTCGCCGGCACCGGTCATCGAGAGTCGCAGAAACGCTTCCTGCACAATGTCTTCCGCATCGCCGATGTCACCGACCA
Encoded here:
- a CDS encoding sensor histidine kinase, whose translation is MRTTDTSAPPSDLALVKRAGRVAAFQASAALALVLLLVGGVVFAVYVRTQHREIDAELQSVAMAADDTDDPPPDMELAMRQLDGATSFSDGGQPGVALLTGPAGFSEIHAEGRHFRALTVDRPQGRVVAMMDMAPYQTGRSRLLMSLAFAELVGILASIAVVALFTRRSVQPLAQALALQRRFVADASHELRAPLTVLHTRAQLLAHRVGTADAQTVQKDADALVADTRVLGDIVEDLLASATMTAGTPLRDRVDIAAVAAAVRDSMSSYAESLGVALTYECESNAAAGGFDVNGSEAALRRALTALVDNALGHQHEGGTVQILVSRKGATVAAAVADDGVGIDTETLATLFTRFSHGAEHTTREGRESYGIGLALVREIAHAHGGDITVSSVPGQGATFTLTLPAAAR
- a CDS encoding SDR family NAD(P)-dependent oxidoreductase, producing MTDTRPLALITGASSGIGHQLARQFATNGYDVIVAAEDDAIVTAAASLAHGGASAEAVQVDLRSAEGVDQLYRTVVEDGRPLAAAALNAGVGRGGRFIDTDLADDFDIVDLNVRSTMQLAKLILRDMARRNSGKVLFTSSIASTMPGSYQPVYNASKSFIQSLAEALRDELRDTDVTVTSLMPGPTDTNFFRRAKMDDTVVGRMQDKDDPAEVARQGYQALMRGDQKVVAESLSTKVFGLANRVLPDSVKAVANRVLSTPANR
- the recC gene encoding exodeoxyribonuclease V subunit gamma — encoded protein: MALHVHRAERTDVLADGLGALLATPQPDPFAEELVVVPARGVERWLSQRLSHLLGRGASADGICAGVSFRSPGSLIAHISGPITGTRDDDPWSPEAMAWPLLEVIDACLDEPWCRTLATHLGHFDDGEEKELRQGRRYAVARRLAGLFASYARQRPQLLVDWLDGTPGELDADLGWQPHLWRALVETMAIDPPHVRHAKTVLQLQESGAELPARLSLFGHTRLASTEIELIEALSTHHDVHLWLPHPSAELWTALAALRGTVARSEDLSHRSVNHPLLATLGRDLRELQRSLPSAVATDEFLGGIDRPDTLLGWLQSDIAANAVRPQGRSLREDDRSVQVHSCHGPARQIDVLREVLLGLLTDDPTLEPRDILVMCPDIETYAALIIADFGLGDIVPGAHPAHRLRVRLADRSLVQTNPLLAVASQMLALAGGRVTATEVLNIAQSAPVRARFGFTDDDLESITRWVQQANIRWGLDTEHRAPYGIPFIQNTWRFGIDRVLAGVAMSDDSQAWLDVTLPLDDVGSNSVELAGRLAEFVTRLQRVIESLRGVRPLAEWITALGDGVALLTRTAGDDAWQTSQLQREFGDVVATAGPRAEIPMRLPDVSALLQRHLAGRPTRANFRTGTLTVCTMVPMRSVPHRVVCLVGLDDTVFPRIGVRDGDDALARTPLTGERDIRSEDRQLLLDAICSASEKLVITYTGANEYSGHQRPPAVPLAELLDALDRTTEAPICEHLVVRHPLQPFDIRNVTPGALGVPGQPFTFDTAAINAASVTRGQRPEQPDLLAHPLPAPPPDDVTLPDLMKFFANPVKGFFAALDLTLPWEVEGVDDAMPVEIDKLQEWTVGQRLLTDMLAGMDPERAGQAEWRRGSLPPGRLGWRKAGELRDQATELARAALFHRSGSPQAYDVDIDLGGGRRLTGTVSPVYGSRLVEVTYSKLDAQHLLKAWIPLVALSAARPGAWSAICIGRQRRRTGAAERVLGQPRHDPVAVLRELVAIYDAGRREPIPLPIKTSHAWAAARHSRQDPKAEALSKWRYERDDRAIERVWGREPDLNALLTPPRPGEETDGETTRLGAFAVRLWEPLLVAEDGA
- the recB gene encoding exodeoxyribonuclease V subunit beta, whose amino-acid sequence is MHEFDLLGPLPADRSTTVLEASAGTGKTFTLAGLVTRYIAEGHATLDQMLLITFGRAATQELRERVRRALQEALAAFEDPTTVGTNRVLAALVTGEAAELAARRDRLRDALASFDAATIATTHQFCNLVLKSLGVAGDSDTGVTLADSLDDLVSEIVDDLYLRHFGQEREQPPLTRDDALTLAREVVANPGTELRPLQPPAGSEPAVRVGFGRDVLAELERRKRRRGILSYDDLLSRLADALQSPDSPAATRMHQRWSVVMVDEFQDTDPVQWQVIERAFSGRSTLILIGDPKQAIYAFRGGDIVTYLHAAKTAGERRTLATNWRSDAALVDRLQRVLRGAELGDPDIKVLEVTPHHHGHRLAGAPHNDPFRLRVVSRETFGLGGTRTIKMDALRAHIARDLATDIGALLGSGATFDGAPLQAHQIAVITESHLDARACFDALVEAGVPAVYTGDTDVLKSPAADDWLCLLEAFDQLHRPGLVRAAAATMFFGETAETLADGGDDLTDRTADTLRQWADHAREAGVAAVFEAAQRAGLGRRVLSWAGGERNMTDLAHVTQLLHDVAHREHLSLTALRDWLRTQRDERSGAPERNRRLDSDSAAVQIMTVWVSKGLQFPVVYLPFTFNRHVRKQDVVRFHDEELRCLHIGGETSPDLAAAQVLGRREAAGEETRLTYVAITRAQSQVVAWWAPSWDEPNGGLSRLLRGRRPGQSTVPDRCDPEKIDDADAMALFTQWEAVGGLVVEDSQIAPVTELVVPAQRNDLDVRHFHRGIDTVWRRTSYSGLIRAAETQGVGSEPEVAGLDDESTDIAVSAAPAGADVASPMGGMPTGATFGSLVHAVLETADPLADDLAEELRAQVERHAVWWPVDASATDLAQALVPLHDTPLGPLADGLTLRQIGLRDRLCEMDFEFPLAGGDLRGVAPDIRLRDVGTLLARHLADDDPLAGYVDRLTGDALGIQSLRGYLSGSLDAVLRVPDGDGHRYLVVDYKTNWLGEGDRPLTAADYGRARMAEAMVHSDYPLQALLYSVVLHRFLRWRQPGYQPEHHLGGVLYLFVRGMCGADTPVADGHPAGVFSWQPPAALVVELSDLLDGRQAAA
- the recD gene encoding exodeoxyribonuclease V subunit alpha gives rise to the protein MTIDEVDTASWRYAVDATGLLRVFNEAGVIEAADVLVAQRLTTLAGDTDEAVALAVAFVVRAVRAGSVCVDLAAVAAQVDLPDLDWPVPQDWLAAVTASPLLGSPPVLHLDDGLLYFDRYWLEERQVADDVLALTAPRPTAGLPDFTRLFPTGFEEQRSAAQIALSRGLTVLTGGPGTGKTTTVARLLALLAQQAQLDGTPRLRIALAAPTGKAAARLQEAVQIEIDHLDPVDRERLPALRATTLHRLLGSRPDTSSRFRHHRDNRLPHDVIVVDETSMVSLTMMARLVEAVRPDSRLLLVGDPDQLASVDAGAVLADLVEGLSARSDTPVAKLVTSHRFGASIGALAQAIREGEADEAVAVLGAGGAHIDWVDTADPAEALRNILVPHALRLREAAVLGDGVAALSTLEEHRLLCAHRHGPFGVAQWNRQVERWLAEVTDTPPWALWYAGRPLLVTANDYGLGLYNGDTGVTVLRDGVLRAVMAGAQGPVEFSTSRLSDVETMHAMTIHKSQGSQAAEVTVLLPPEDSRLLTRELLYTAITRARIKVRVVGTEAQLRAAVARRAVRASGLSRRLRQ
- the sigI gene encoding RNA polymerase sigma factor SigI translates to MSDPIAGLVQAHRAYLTNLAYQMVGDIGDAEDIVQEAFLRLSMTGAGEIDDPRGWLTVVSSRLCLDQVRSARHRRVTASEPEVVERREPLNHRPELDPSERVTLDEQVHDALFEVLHRLTPPERVAFVLHDVFGVPFDEISQTVGRPSATCRQLARRARTKIHAASTGGAPVEPGEHHAVTETFIAACAGADLEALTAVLAPDVWGVGTILADPAPPPQVNHGPVAVATNLLRYLAGATLVTETGGRPVILAYSRRRLFAVVALTIGNGQVLSIEATADPSAR